Proteins from a genomic interval of Polaribacter sp. Q13:
- a CDS encoding alpha-amylase family protein — MKIIHFFGLLFLSVATLQGQDLEKEAIYKINTLEALVKKASKKDIDVLKEKTTIRTAEVFLKFANWDEKNLDKNTKLFKLVPSFKKEALKMATGLAAFERSDINLMLDKSIAEITSLIEGKTFRKASPNVDWTKVKREEDHLSFKNRPVFLADYTWKPETKELTEFHGDLDGFFLTPTYVTKEDGTINKRISTDLKEKSNGSLGFIFMNHKSVPKWAEEKYGPNFSMREDTYTEYDIDNPGARELQAKLIGNVVPEMAGKEYSQLGYMLCNEPHFFTYTDATKKKLPWASGGVSHFTIEKFKVWLSKKHQTIAKLNSVWNSNFKDFNAVKIAIPIDISLKGTPIWYDWTAFNMDRVTDWYTFLKTEVTKYDADAKVHLKIMPSLWTDNKRVHGIDLEALTDLSGIIGNDSGAAHKYTWGKPHKWEEDYAFEWRELCMGYDFMKSVSPNKINFNSELHYLSTVKSRDLYLDPSYARATFWLAHTFGLDASQIWYWPRNADGSISKKAINNKGYAGTNTQQPRVTNEVAMTLIDLNSYSEEILAFQRQRKPVRIFYSKTSAINKKEHMDDLYRLYEGLNFEGIPLGFVTENIIKKQNNKNWDVITVYNTPFVTNDELKALQTYLNNGGTVILDDKSLVKNEYGNELNTLTDGKGTIIKLNSVAKIKNNVLSILKEKNLLSDIAIEETNSVSKKGCIWKVIKNEKGNNVLSVVNVGKSDATLRISLNGSGNIICKDLIKGISVSATPTLKPNEVYFVEIIAKK, encoded by the coding sequence ATGAAAATTATTCATTTTTTTGGATTATTATTTTTGTCAGTTGCCACTCTACAAGGACAAGATTTAGAAAAAGAAGCTATTTATAAAATTAATACTTTAGAAGCATTAGTAAAAAAAGCGTCTAAAAAAGATATTGATGTTTTAAAGGAAAAAACAACCATTAGAACCGCAGAAGTCTTTTTAAAGTTCGCCAATTGGGATGAAAAGAATTTAGATAAAAACACCAAGCTTTTTAAATTGGTTCCTTCTTTTAAAAAGGAAGCATTAAAAATGGCAACGGGTTTAGCAGCATTCGAAAGAAGTGACATCAATTTAATGTTAGATAAATCGATTGCAGAAATTACCTCTTTAATTGAAGGTAAAACCTTTAGAAAAGCAAGTCCAAATGTAGATTGGACAAAAGTAAAAAGAGAAGAAGATCATTTGTCTTTTAAGAATCGACCTGTATTTTTAGCAGATTATACTTGGAAACCAGAGACGAAAGAGCTGACCGAATTTCATGGAGATTTAGATGGCTTTTTTCTAACGCCAACTTATGTTACTAAAGAAGATGGAACCATTAATAAAAGAATTTCGACGGATTTAAAAGAGAAGTCTAATGGCTCTTTAGGTTTTATTTTTATGAATCATAAAAGTGTACCTAAATGGGCTGAAGAAAAATATGGGCCTAATTTTTCTATGAGAGAAGATACCTATACAGAGTATGATATAGATAATCCTGGGGCTAGAGAATTACAAGCAAAATTAATAGGGAATGTTGTGCCAGAAATGGCAGGAAAAGAGTATTCTCAATTAGGATACATGTTGTGTAATGAACCTCACTTTTTTACGTATACAGATGCTACCAAGAAAAAATTACCTTGGGCTTCTGGTGGTGTTTCACACTTTACCATTGAGAAATTTAAAGTTTGGTTATCAAAAAAACATCAAACTATTGCAAAGTTAAACAGTGTTTGGAATTCTAATTTTAAAGATTTTAATGCTGTTAAAATAGCAATCCCTATTGATATCAGTTTAAAAGGAACCCCAATTTGGTATGATTGGACTGCCTTTAATATGGACCGAGTTACAGATTGGTATACTTTCTTAAAAACAGAAGTAACTAAGTATGATGCAGACGCTAAAGTGCATTTAAAAATTATGCCTAGCCTTTGGACAGATAACAAAAGAGTACATGGCATTGATTTAGAAGCATTGACCGATTTAAGCGGTATTATTGGTAATGATTCTGGTGCAGCCCACAAATATACTTGGGGAAAACCTCATAAATGGGAAGAAGATTACGCTTTTGAATGGAGAGAATTGTGTATGGGATATGATTTTATGAAATCTGTAAGTCCTAATAAAATAAATTTTAATTCAGAATTACATTATTTATCAACCGTAAAATCTCGTGATTTATATTTAGACCCAAGTTATGCCAGAGCAACGTTTTGGTTGGCACATACTTTTGGGTTAGATGCAAGTCAGATTTGGTATTGGCCAAGAAATGCTGATGGTTCTATTTCTAAAAAAGCAATTAATAATAAAGGTTATGCAGGTACAAATACACAGCAGCCAAGAGTTACTAATGAAGTTGCTATGACTTTAATTGATTTGAATTCTTATTCAGAAGAAATTTTAGCTTTTCAAAGACAAAGAAAACCGGTTCGTATTTTCTATTCTAAAACATCTGCAATCAATAAAAAAGAACACATGGACGACCTTTATCGTTTGTATGAAGGTTTAAATTTTGAAGGAATTCCTTTAGGGTTTGTAACAGAAAATATCATCAAAAAACAAAACAATAAAAATTGGGATGTTATTACTGTTTACAATACTCCTTTTGTTACCAATGATGAATTAAAAGCATTGCAAACGTATTTAAATAATGGAGGAACTGTAATTCTTGATGACAAGAGTTTAGTGAAAAATGAATACGGAAATGAACTGAACACGTTAACGGATGGAAAAGGAACTATTATTAAATTGAATTCTGTTGCTAAAATTAAAAACAACGTTTTATCAATCTTAAAAGAAAAAAATCTACTTTCTGATATTGCTATAGAAGAAACAAATTCAGTAAGTAAAAAAGGATGTATCTGGAAAGTAATTAAAAATGAGAAAGGCAATAATGTGTTGTCCGTTGTAAATGTTGGGAAATCGGATGCTACTTTAAGGATCTCGTTAAATGGAAGTGGAAATATTATTTGTAAAGATTTAATAAAAGGAATTTCA